From the genome of Alkalispirochaeta americana:
GCTTTTATCGATCCCTTTATGGAGATCAAGACCCTGGTAATGACCTGTAACATCGGGGATCCCATCACCGGTGAGGATTATACCCGGGATCCGCGCAATATCGCTCAGAAGGCTCAGAACTATCTCAAGAGCACCGGTATCGGTGACACCGCCTTTATCGGAGCCGAGGCGGAGTTCTTTGTTCTCGATGACATTCGCTACGATCAGAACGAGCACAGTGGCTATTATTTCATCGATTCCTCCGAGGGGCGATGGAACTCAGGACGGGACGAGGGGCCAAACCTGGGGTACAAGCCCCGATACAAGGAGGGATACTTTCCCGTACCGCCTTCGGACGCCCTGCAGGATCTCCGGAGCGAGATGGTTTTGCATATGCAGAACGTGGGACTCTCCGTAGAGGCACATCACCACGAGGTTGCCACGGGAGGTCAGTGCGAGATCGATCTTCGCTTTGCCCCGCTTCTGGATATGGCCGACGATATGACCAAGTACAAATACATCGTCAAGAACACCGCCCGGAAGCACGGAAAAACTGTGACCTTCATGCCCAAGCCGCTCTTCATGGATAACGGGAGCGGTATGCATACGCACCTGTCTATCTGGAAGGACGGAAAGAATACCTTCTTTGGTGATGGCTACGCAGGGCTTTCCCAGGAGGCGCTCTATGCAATCGGCGGCATTTTGAAGCACGCTCCGGCTCTCCTGGCCTTTACCAACCCCACAACCAACAGTTACAAGCGTCTTGTGCCCGGCTACGAGGCTCCGGTGAACCTCGCCTACAGCAGGAGAAACAGAAGCGCCGCCGTGCGGATTCCCATGTACTCCACCAGCGAAAAATCCAAGCGCTTCGAGTTCCGCTGCCCTGATCCTTCCTGTAACCCCTATCTTTCCTTCAGTGCCCTGCTGATGGCTGCTGTCGACGGCATACAGAACAAGATCGATCCCGGTGAGCCCCTGGACCGGAACATCTACGATCTGAGCCCCCAGGAAGCTGCTCAGGTTCTGACCACGCCGGGAACCTTGCGGGAGGCTCTGGAAGCGCTTCGGGCCGATCATGATTTCCTCCTTCGGGGTGACGTCTTTACCGAAGATGTAATCCAGACCTGGATTGACTACAAGCTTGAGAACGAGGTTCTTGCTCTGGACCTGCGGCCCCACCCCTACGAGTTTGCGCTCTACTACGATATTTGATGCGTCCTCTGGCATAACATCCCGGATATGAAATCCGGGAAAGGCCAGCTCTTTGGAGCACAAAAAAACCCCCGGCGTTGTGCCGGGGGTTTTTTGTGCTCCAGCCCGAGGGCGCCGGAGCTATAAAGAATCGGGCCAGGTCAGGAAGACGCGCCGAACCAGTTCAGCGGTTCCGTGGCATAATTCTGGTAAACGTGCTTGATCTCGGTATATTCCTCAAGCCCAGCTGCTCCAAGCTCCCGGCCGATACCGGATTGTTTATATCCGCCCCAGGGTGCCTGGGCAAAATAAATGTTGAAATCGTTGATCCAGACCGTTCCCATCCGCATGGCGCTGGCAACCCGGTGAGCCCGGTTCTGATCCTTGCTCCAGACAGCCCCGGAGAGACCGTAGGTGGTATCGTTGGCCAGGCGAATTGCCTCTTCTTCAGTGTGGAACCGTTCCACCGTCAGAACCGGCCCGAAGACCTCTTCCTGGACGATCCGCATGGAAGTATCGCAGTCTACAAAGATCGTGGGGTTAACAAAGAAACCCTTCTGAAGAGCGGGATCGCTGGGCCGGTCGCCGCCGAGAACAAGCTTTGCACCCTCGTCTTTGCCGATCTGGATATAGCGCTCCACCTTGGCCCGATGCTTCTCGGAAATCAGGGGGCCCATCTCTGTTTTGGGATCAAAGGCTTCTCCCAAACGAATCTTTTTGGTTCGCTCGATCACGCCCTCTACGAGCTTGTCGTGCAGGGAATCCTCAACAATGAGGCGTGCCCCGGCCGAGCAGACCTGGCCGGCATGAAAAAAGATTCCGTTCAGCACGTAATCAATGGCCAGCTCAAGATCGGTATCGGCAAAGATCACGTTGGGGTTCTTTCCACCCAGCTCAAAAGCGATCTTCTTCATGTTGCCCGTAGCTGCCTGCATGATCTTGCGGCCCGTCTCGATGCCTCCGGTAAAGCTGATCAGGTCCACATCGACGCTTTCGGCGAGCTCCTTCCCCACGGTGGGGCCGGCTCCGAGGACCAGGTTCACCACGCCGGCGGGAAATCCTGCTTCTTCGGCAAGCTGGGTCACCTTAATGGTAGTAAGGGGGGTGTCCTCGCTGGGTTTCATCACGATGGTGTTTCCCGTGGCCAGAGCCGGGGCCATCTTCCAGGAAGCCTGAAGCAAGGGATAGTTCCAGGGAGAAATCTGGCCACACACCCCCACAGGCTCACGAACGATGGTGCTGGTGGTGTTGGGGATGGGTGAGGCAATCACCTCTCCGGCGTCCTTATCGGCGAGACCCGCGAAGTAGCGGAAAATCCCGGCGATATCCTGCATATCACCACGGCTCTCTTCCATCGTCTTGGCCGTGTCCCAGCTTTCCAGGGCTGCCAGCTCTTCAGCGTCCCGCTCAATCAGGTCGGCCAGCTTGCCCACAAGAGCACCACGCTCGCTGGCGGGGGTTCGTGCCCAGTCTCCCTTGTCAAAAGCGCGCCGCGCTGCTGCGATAGCCTGCCGGGCATCCTCAACGTCGCCCTCGGTGACCCGGGCGATCTTGCGCTGATCGTAGGGATAGATAATGTCCCGGGTCTTTCCCGATGCTGCCTCTCGCCACTCTCCGTCGATATACATTTTTCCCAGGGTATCGGGGTTCAAATATTGTTCCATGGTTGTCTCCTTTTATGTGATTCGGGTTTTATGTGATTCGGGTTCTTGTGATCCAGTTTGTGTGGCGAGGGCCCTCGCGATGAAGGCCCTCGTGATTACGGTATTTACCAGACGGACCCGGCCGAGACGGTGATGTCCTGCCCGGTGATTCCTACAGCTTCGTCCTTGCAGAGGAACGCCGCCAGGGCGCCGATCTCCACGGGCTGGATCATGCGTTTCTGGGGGTTCTCTGCCTTCTGCTCCTGAATGAAGAGATCTCCCTTGGTGTTCATCTGCTTTTCTGCGATATCGCTGAGCCACTCGGTTCCAAAGGTGGTCTCCACCCAACCGGGGCTGATGCTGTTAGCTGTAACCAGAGCCTCGGCACCTTCCTGGGCTACCGCCCTGGTGAAGCCCGTTACAGCAGCCTTGCTGGCGCAGTACGCGGGAGACATGGGGGCACCCACGCTCGCTGCAGTGGAGGCGATATTGATAATCCGGCCCCAGCGCCGTTCCAGCATGCCGGGAAGCACCTCGCGGGTTGCCCGGAAGACCCCGTTGGCGTTGACGTCCATTACCTTGAGCCACAGGCCCTCGTCGTGATTGACCACACCGTGCTCTGCCGTTATTCCTGCGGCGTTCGCCAGAATATCAACAGGACCCAGCTCGTTTGTAACGGCCTCGTGGAACTTCTTCACGCTGGCGGTGTCACAGACATCCAGGCCCACAGCGACGCATTTTACACCGCAGGACTCAATGTCCTTCTTTGTTTTCTCCAGCTCGGTTTTTCCAGGCCGGTTTACCAGCTCTCCCTCGGCGTTTTTTGCGCTGTCCTCGCTCAGGAGTGAGCCGATTCCAACATGGGCACCTGCCTTTGCAAAAGCAAGAGCCATGGCTCGTCCCATACCCGATGCACCGCCGGTGACCATCGCTACTCGTCCCTCAAGATACCGTTCGCTCATAATTCTTCTCTCCGTTTCGTAAAAAATCATCCCGCATCACTGCGGTAATACATAGTACAGTAAAGTTTAGCTAGCCAACCTAAAATACGGTACCCGAAAATAAAAAACATGGCAAGTCCCCGGAGAATGCTCTAATTAATAGTATAACAACAAGTTAGAGCGGCGCCTTGTTTGTCTAATTTCTACAATTATAAAGCACTGGACCATTATAATTAGATATTTAATCGAAACACACCTTGATGTGCGATGGAATAGTGGTTAATGTTTAGACTTGAAATCATTACCAAGGAGGAAATACAAGGAATGATTGATCGGAAACAGAGGAAGATATTTTTGCAGGTGCTTACCCTGATTGTGCTGTCGGTTCCCACCGTTTTTGCAGGGGGGCAGAAGGAGTCGGCGAAACCGGCTGATGTCGAAGGAAGACCCCGGGAGGTGGTGGTACGATTTGCCGAGGTGGGCTGGATGGATATCGAGGCAACAACTGCGGCGGCCCGACTGGTGCTGGAGGCAATCGGCTACGAGACGACCTCGAACACCGTCTCCGTTCCTGTTGCCTACGAGGGGATGGCTGAAGGAGACGTGGATGTCTTCCTCGGAAACTGGATGCCCTCCATGGGAACAATCGCCAATACCTATTTTGAGCGAGGGGCTGTCGAGAAAGTTCGGCCAAACCTGGAAGGCGCCAAGTATACCCTGGCAGTACCCCGGTACCTGGCAGAACAGGGGCTGACTGATTTCTCGCATATCGCAGATTTTGCCGATGAATTAGACTACACGATTCACGGTATCGAGGCGGGAAACGACGGAAACCAGATCATCTGGGATATGATCCACAGCGGGGCCTTCGGGCTGGACGACTTTATTGTGGCTGAATCGAGTGAGGCGGGAATGCTCTCGGAAGCGCGAGCCCGGGCGAATCGTGAAGAGCCAATTGTATTTTTGGGATGGGCTCCTCACCCCATGAACTCCTACATTGATATGGTCTATCTTACGGGTGGTGATGATCACTTTGGACCCGACTTTGGGGCTGCCACGGTCTATACCAACGCCCGCGCGGGGTTTTTGGAGGCCTATCCCAACCTGGAGAGGTTCTTCAACAACCTCTACTATACGGTAGAGATGGAAAACGACATCATGGCAAAAATCGATGAGGGTATCGATGCCCGCGATGGGGCGCGCTCATGGCTTCGGGAGAATCCAGCCATTCTGGACGAGTGGCTTCAGGGCGTAGAAACCCTTTCGGGTGAGGACGCCCTCCCCGTGGTCCTGGACGCTCTGGCCGGCTGATCTCAGGCCAGGGCTTTTAGCGCCGGGAGGGCTTTGCGCATGGCCTGTTCACCTGCGTCAAAGAGCTCCCGGGCGCAGGAGAGCTCGTGGTATCCGATGTGAGCGATCTCCGGTTGCAGGAGGATATCCGCGCTTTCCCTCCCCAGGCGGCTGGTATTCCAGATCAGGACGGCAAAGGTCTGGGACATCACGTCGAGGAGATTCCGGGGGATCCGCCCGTCGGACGATTCCTTGTTCAGATCAATGGCCAGCACAGCCTCGGCGCCCATCTCCCGGACAACCCGGGCAGGAAGATTGTCCACCACTCCCCCGTCTACCAGAACCCGTTCGCCATCACGGAGGGGTTCAAAGATTCCCGGCACGGAAGAACTGGCCCGAACGGCCTGCGCCACAGGACCGGTTTGCAGCAGAATGGGGCTGGCGTTAACAATGTCGACAGCCACGGCTGTGAGGGGTATCAGCAAATCCTCAAAAGAGATGTTGCCCAGTCGATCGGTGAGGATCTCTTCCATCCGGTCTGTCTTTACCAGCCCGAGACCTGAAAAAGAGGGGCGTAACAGCTCTCCCCAGGTTATCTCCTGGCTGAGCTCCCACATCTCCTCCCAGGACATCCCGGCACAGTACATCGCCCCGATGATGCTGCCGATGCTGGTTCCTGCCACAGCGGCAATGGGGATGTCTTCCTCCTGAAGAACTTTTATGGCCCCTATGTGGGCGATCCCCCGGGCCGCACCGCCTCCCAGGGCCAGGCCAAGGGCCTTCGGGCGATGTGAAACGAGGGATCTTCCCAGGCTACGGAGAAGTCTCACCGGGGCCTCCGGAAGAGCGCCACGTTTTTTCGGGGGATTCGGACTTCCCAGCCGTATTGGCCTGCCAGGTAGCGAAATGTTTCTTCCCGATAAAAGACGACGTGGGTGGGGTCGAGCCGGTAATACCATCGGGCAAAGCGGTCGTCATCGTCCTGAAACTCCGTCATGATTCCCAGAAGGCCTCCGGGCAGGAGAAGCCGGGCGAAACGGGAGAACTCTCTGGCCGGGGTGTGAAAATGTTCCGCCGTTTCACAACAGGTGATGAAGGAATAGCTTCCTTCCAAAGGGGTCGGATCGGGTGCGTAGAACGGGTCATAGCAGGCTACCTGGTGACCAGCCTCGGAAAGGATCTCTGCCAGGACCGGGGCTGGTCCCGATCCGTAGTCAAGACCCTGGGCCGAAAAAGGCCGCTCCTCTTCCTTCACTCCTTGATTCAAGGCATCCAGAACAGGGTCGGCCAGGCGATGCAGAAAGGCCCGGTATCGGGGATCTGCGGGATCGTTGTTATGCAGGTTGTATCGGTGAAGCTCCTCCTCGGCAGAAGGAAGCTGGGAGGGGTCCAGGAAGGTCGCCCGGCACTGGAGACATCGCCAATAGTGCCGGGGAGGGAGCGTCATGAAGGGCTCGGCCGAGGTGGCCTCGCAGACAGGGCAGCGTTCCATGGGTGCGAGTATAGCCCGGAAACACCCCCCCTGTCTGTGGATAAGGCCTGGCCCCAACCCTCCCGAAAGCGCCGCTCTGGAGCCCGCGCACCCTTTAGAGCCCGCGCACCCTTTAGAGCCCGCGCCGCTCAAAGAACCGGAAGAGGAAGAATGAGCCCACTGTCAGGGCTGCTATTACCACCCAGTGGTTGACCCCCAGCAGTTGCGGCAGCGAGATCGACCCGAAAGACCCCAGAGGTTGTATGTAGGTCTGAATGAGTGGATAGAGCAGGGCAAAGACAAGACCACCCAGAAGCATCCCCAGGATTGGCCAGATCACATGAAACCGGCCCTCGCCGAGCGCGCCGATACTGGTGCCGGGACAGTATCCGATGATTGCCCAACCGGCGCCGAAGAGGAGCCCCCCCACAATTTGGGAACCCAGGCTGAGGGCTCGGGGGGAGAAGGAAATCACGCCCCCATCCTGAAGGGCATGAATCCCGATGGATCCCACCACAATGGTGGTGAGCATGAATTTGACGATTGTCATGTCCTTGAGAAGCATCGCCTCGACTTGCCGTTCAAAGCGCAAAGCCTGGGCTTGTTGAAGAAAGATGCCGAAAAAGATACCTGTTACAAGACCGTAGACGAGAATCATGAGAGACCTCCCTGGGTTGTGCTGGTTTGAGATGGTGCGCTGCTACGAGACCCATAGAGCAATCGGGCCGTTGTGATTCCTCCGATGAAAAACATGGCCATCGCCAGAAGGCTGCTCACCCCGAGCTGGCTCACTCCGCTCACGCCGTGGCCGCTGGGGCATCCTCCGGCCATGCGGGCTCCCACCATGGCCAATGTTCCCCCTCCCAGAGAATAGAGAAGGCGCGTTTTGTGTCGAGGACCGAAACGGGAGACCCAGAGTTCCGGCAGGTGTTCCCGATGAAAAGTTCCACTCGCTCTGGCAGAGATGAACGCTCCCAGGCCGATGCCGATCACAAAGAGAAGCTGCCAGTTCGGAAAGGCTGAGCCCGTGAGAGCTCCGTCGCGGACCCTGGCAAAGGGGAGCGCGCTAATGTCAATTCCCAGGGTTGTGACTATGAGAGTGGAGAACCTTGGAAAGGTGGTGGATGTGCCGAAGAACTGCCCGGCCACGGCTACGCTGACCGTCAGAAGCAGCCCCGAGAGAGCGCCAAAAATGTACGGCCGGGAACGCTCAGGAATATGCATGGAAACCTCCTGCTATCGAATATATGATAAAACATATATAACGCTTATGAGATTAACAGTCAAGTCTTTTTCTGGTACAATGGAGAATCATCCGTGGCAAGGGAGTCCTTGCGGGCCGGAAAGCAGACAGCCAGGAAAACAGCCAGGAAACCTGCAGGAAAGAAGCTTATGGCAAAACAGAAAAAGAAAGACACAATTGAGACCGTTGGTGAATACAACTTTCGCCATGAGGCCGAACAGGCCTGCGAGCTCCTGCGCAATCAGGAGATTGACTGCATCGTCTGGTCCGACGACGGGGGCGGGATCTACCCCACCGTGGGGTTCATCGAGCGGTACCTGGTGAGGGTCTTTTCCCGGGATCTCGAAGGAGCCCGGGAAATACTGGGGGCCTTCGGTCTGGAGGGGCTCCAGGCCGACACGGGGCGAGACTAGGCCGTTACGTTGATATGCTGACCCACCAGAGGGTCTGTAAAAGCCTGGGACGCTGAGGCTCCGGCCGTCTGGATCAGACCCTGGAGATTTTCCCCGGCCTGCTCCACGGTGTCGATGCTTTTGGCAAGGACTGCCGTTGATACCTCGGTCTGTTGCTTGCTTTGCTCCATGGCCGTGTAGAGGGTGGTAATCGAATCAATCATTTCCAGCTCCTTACGGTAAGTATCGTCATGGGGGCTGATAAAATCAACCCGGCCACGCACCCTGGAAACGAACCCTGTTGTGGCAGTGCAGGATATTTGCTACAGTACAGTATCGTAGGTGCGAACTGTACCATTTTCCAACGTTCAACGGGGCATTTTCCATGGTGATCGCTTCTCTATTCCAAAGGCGGCGGGGTGTTTCCTCTGCTCCACTTTTTCTCTCTCTCGCCTTTGCTGTGACCCTTGGAGGCTGTTCGACCATCGGCCGGCCCCAGGAGCTTCCGCTCGATCACCGGATGCTCCCGGCCGAGACGGGGCGGCTCCAGGAGTTTGCTGCAGCCGGGGAGGATCGTCTTGCCGAGGGTGAATCGGGGCTTTTGCTCCTGCCGGGAAACAGAGACGCCCTGGACTGGCGTCTTGCCATGGTTGATAACGCCCAGGAGTCGATCGACGCGCAATACTTTCTATGGGATGATGATTACACGGGGCGGCTGATGTTAAAGCGGTTGCTCTGGGCAGCGGACCGGGGTGTCCAGGTCCGAATCCTCGTGGACGATATCTTTTTGACCCATTCCGACCGGTCCATCGCGGCGCTCACGAATCACCCCAACATGGATATCCGCATCTTTAATCCCAATCCCGCCCGGCGCACCA
Proteins encoded in this window:
- the glnA gene encoding type I glutamate--ammonia ligase, whose protein sequence is MSTEMTAQDVLDLVKKEEVKIIDFRFMDFPGMQQHFSVPAEALELDTFTEGLGFDGSSIRGWQAINESDMIVVPQPQTAFIDPFMEIKTLVMTCNIGDPITGEDYTRDPRNIAQKAQNYLKSTGIGDTAFIGAEAEFFVLDDIRYDQNEHSGYYFIDSSEGRWNSGRDEGPNLGYKPRYKEGYFPVPPSDALQDLRSEMVLHMQNVGLSVEAHHHEVATGGQCEIDLRFAPLLDMADDMTKYKYIVKNTARKHGKTVTFMPKPLFMDNGSGMHTHLSIWKDGKNTFFGDGYAGLSQEALYAIGGILKHAPALLAFTNPTTNSYKRLVPGYEAPVNLAYSRRNRSAAVRIPMYSTSEKSKRFEFRCPDPSCNPYLSFSALLMAAVDGIQNKIDPGEPLDRNIYDLSPQEAAQVLTTPGTLREALEALRADHDFLLRGDVFTEDVIQTWIDYKLENEVLALDLRPHPYEFALYYDI
- a CDS encoding SDR family NAD(P)-dependent oxidoreductase codes for the protein MSERYLEGRVAMVTGGASGMGRAMALAFAKAGAHVGIGSLLSEDSAKNAEGELVNRPGKTELEKTKKDIESCGVKCVAVGLDVCDTASVKKFHEAVTNELGPVDILANAAGITAEHGVVNHDEGLWLKVMDVNANGVFRATREVLPGMLERRWGRIINIASTAASVGAPMSPAYCASKAAVTGFTRAVAQEGAEALVTANSISPGWVETTFGTEWLSDIAEKQMNTKGDLFIQEQKAENPQKRMIQPVEIGALAAFLCKDEAVGITGQDITVSAGSVW
- a CDS encoding glycine betaine ABC transporter substrate-binding protein — translated: MIDRKQRKIFLQVLTLIVLSVPTVFAGGQKESAKPADVEGRPREVVVRFAEVGWMDIEATTAAARLVLEAIGYETTSNTVSVPVAYEGMAEGDVDVFLGNWMPSMGTIANTYFERGAVEKVRPNLEGAKYTLAVPRYLAEQGLTDFSHIADFADELDYTIHGIEAGNDGNQIIWDMIHSGAFGLDDFIVAESSEAGMLSEARARANREEPIVFLGWAPHPMNSYIDMVYLTGGDDHFGPDFGAATVYTNARAGFLEAYPNLERFFNNLYYTVEMENDIMAKIDEGIDARDGARSWLRENPAILDEWLQGVETLSGEDALPVVLDALAG
- the betB gene encoding betaine-aldehyde dehydrogenase: MEQYLNPDTLGKMYIDGEWREAASGKTRDIIYPYDQRKIARVTEGDVEDARQAIAAARRAFDKGDWARTPASERGALVGKLADLIERDAEELAALESWDTAKTMEESRGDMQDIAGIFRYFAGLADKDAGEVIASPIPNTTSTIVREPVGVCGQISPWNYPLLQASWKMAPALATGNTIVMKPSEDTPLTTIKVTQLAEEAGFPAGVVNLVLGAGPTVGKELAESVDVDLISFTGGIETGRKIMQAATGNMKKIAFELGGKNPNVIFADTDLELAIDYVLNGIFFHAGQVCSAGARLIVEDSLHDKLVEGVIERTKKIRLGEAFDPKTEMGPLISEKHRAKVERYIQIGKDEGAKLVLGGDRPSDPALQKGFFVNPTIFVDCDTSMRIVQEEVFGPVLTVERFHTEEEAIRLANDTTYGLSGAVWSKDQNRAHRVASAMRMGTVWINDFNIYFAQAPWGGYKQSGIGRELGAAGLEEYTEIKHVYQNYATEPLNWFGASS
- a CDS encoding patatin-like phospholipase family protein, with the protein product MRLLRSLGRSLVSHRPKALGLALGGGAARGIAHIGAIKVLQEEDIPIAAVAGTSIGSIIGAMYCAGMSWEEMWELSQEITWGELLRPSFSGLGLVKTDRMEEILTDRLGNISFEDLLIPLTAVAVDIVNASPILLQTGPVAQAVRASSSVPGIFEPLRDGERVLVDGGVVDNLPARVVREMGAEAVLAIDLNKESSDGRIPRNLLDVMSQTFAVLIWNTSRLGRESADILLQPEIAHIGYHELSCARELFDAGEQAMRKALPALKALA
- a CDS encoding YeeE/YedE thiosulfate transporter family protein — encoded protein: MHIPERSRPYIFGALSGLLLTVSVAVAGQFFGTSTTFPRFSTLIVTTLGIDISALPFARVRDGALTGSAFPNWQLLFVIGIGLGAFISARASGTFHREHLPELWVSRFGPRHKTRLLYSLGGGTLAMVGARMAGGCPSGHGVSGVSQLGVSSLLAMAMFFIGGITTARLLYGSRSSAPSQTSTTQGGLS
- a CDS encoding methyltransferase domain-containing protein → MERCPVCEATSAEPFMTLPPRHYWRCLQCRATFLDPSQLPSAEEELHRYNLHNNDPADPRYRAFLHRLADPVLDALNQGVKEEERPFSAQGLDYGSGPAPVLAEILSEAGHQVACYDPFYAPDPTPLEGSYSFITCCETAEHFHTPAREFSRFARLLLPGGLLGIMTEFQDDDDRFARWYYRLDPTHVVFYREETFRYLAGQYGWEVRIPRKNVALFRRPR
- a CDS encoding YeeE/YedE thiosulfate transporter family protein codes for the protein MILVYGLVTGIFFGIFLQQAQALRFERQVEAMLLKDMTIVKFMLTTIVVGSIGIHALQDGGVISFSPRALSLGSQIVGGLLFGAGWAIIGYCPGTSIGALGEGRFHVIWPILGMLLGGLVFALLYPLIQTYIQPLGSFGSISLPQLLGVNHWVVIAALTVGSFFLFRFFERRGL
- a CDS encoding YjfB family protein — protein: MIDSITTLYTAMEQSKQQTEVSTAVLAKSIDTVEQAGENLQGLIQTAGASASQAFTDPLVGQHINVTA